The following are encoded in a window of Carettochelys insculpta isolate YL-2023 chromosome 30, ASM3395843v1, whole genome shotgun sequence genomic DNA:
- the LOC142003891 gene encoding peptidoglycan recognition protein 1-like: MFSLAGFLCTVCAVTLGRSCFHIVSPGKWGGHPANCSTPLKSVQTGYVVILHTAGSPCKTQAECTQQLVNIQHYHMNGKGWCNIAYNFLIGEDGNVYEGRGWNTEGAHTYGYNDISLGIAFIGDFTGRSPDAAAWRALKQLLHFAVREGYLSSDYLLVAHGDVSNTISPGQPIRSVLKTWPNYKH, from the exons ATGTTCAGCCTGGCTGGGTTTCTCTGCACTGTGTGTGCTGTCACATTGG GCCGTTCCTGCTTTCATATTGTCTCCCCAGGCAAGTGGGGCGGCCACCCAGCCAACTGCTCCACGCCCCTCAAGTCTGTGCAGACAGGATACGTCGTCATCCTCCACACGGCCGGCAGCCCCTGCAAAACTCAGGCGGAATGCACTCAGCAGCTGGTGAACATCCAGCATTACCACATGAACGGCAAGGGGTGGTGCAACATTGCTTACAA CTTCCTGATTGGAGAGGACGGGAATGTGTATGAAGGCCGAGGCTGGAATACAGAAGGGGCTCATACCTATGGTTACAACGATATCTCTCTGGGCATTGCCTTTATAGGTGATTTTACAG GCAGGTCTCCCGACGCAGCAGCCTGGAGAGCTTTGAAGCAACTACTCCACTTTGCCGTCAGGGAAGGCTACTTGTCTTCTGACTACCTCCTTGTGGCCCATGGGGACGTCAGCAACaccatttctcctgggcagcccatCCGCAGTGTCCTCAAGACATGGCCCAACTACAAACACTGA